The Pseudomonas kermanshahensis genome includes a window with the following:
- a CDS encoding 16S rRNA (uracil(1498)-N(3))-methyltransferase codes for MRLSRFFIDAPLSLGEHDLPEAQAHYIGRVLRMAPGDAVQLFDGSGQEYRGQLLEVGKKTVRVTLDQALAGQAESALHIHLGQGLSRGERMDWAIQKATELGANEITPIVSERCEVRLKDERADKRLAHWRQVAISACEQCGRSSLPVIHPPVTLAEWIKTTEADLKLVLHPVAEPLTSHETPSRLAFLIGPEGGLNDAEVDQAKAAGFHAARLGPRVLRTETAPVVALSVAQQLWGDF; via the coding sequence ATGAGACTGTCCCGCTTCTTCATCGACGCCCCCCTGAGCCTTGGCGAGCATGACCTGCCCGAAGCCCAGGCCCATTACATCGGCCGCGTGCTGCGCATGGCACCCGGTGACGCCGTGCAGCTGTTCGACGGCAGCGGCCAGGAATACCGTGGCCAGTTGCTCGAAGTCGGCAAGAAAACCGTGCGCGTGACGCTGGACCAGGCCCTGGCTGGCCAGGCCGAATCGGCGCTGCACATCCACCTTGGCCAGGGCCTGTCCCGTGGCGAGCGTATGGATTGGGCCATTCAAAAGGCCACCGAACTGGGCGCCAATGAAATCACCCCGATCGTCAGCGAGCGCTGTGAAGTGCGCCTCAAGGACGAACGCGCCGACAAGCGCCTGGCCCACTGGCGCCAGGTGGCCATCAGTGCCTGTGAACAGTGCGGCCGGTCGAGCCTGCCCGTGATCCACCCGCCGGTGACACTGGCCGAATGGATCAAAACCACCGAAGCCGACCTGAAACTGGTCCTGCACCCGGTGGCCGAACCACTGACCAGCCACGAAACACCGTCACGCCTGGCCTTCCTGATCGGCCCAGAAGGCGGCCTGAACGACGCGGAAGTCGACCAGGCCAAAGCCGCCGGCTTCCACGCCGCGCGCCTCGGCCCACGCGTGCTGCGCACCGAAACCGCGCCAGTGGTGGCGCTGTCGGTGGCACAGCAGTTGTGGGGCGATTTTTAA
- a CDS encoding chemotaxis protein CheW, translating into MLELISGQRSSLTGLLLPLGDRTLVLPNVAVAELFGQRNLVCQRGEPAWHLGWIDWRKQRLPLIGFEAACGGETPCGERARIVVLNALGDTGLRYLAVLLQDIPRSCKLDSQLNYVDVALGSLELAAVQVGEQVARVPDLVALERLVRDADLQPNSG; encoded by the coding sequence ATGCTTGAACTGATCTCGGGCCAGCGCAGCAGCCTTACCGGCCTGTTGTTGCCCTTGGGCGACCGTACCTTGGTCTTGCCCAATGTCGCCGTGGCCGAACTGTTCGGCCAGCGCAACCTGGTGTGCCAGCGTGGCGAGCCCGCCTGGCACCTGGGCTGGATCGACTGGCGCAAGCAGCGTTTGCCACTGATCGGCTTCGAGGCCGCATGCGGTGGCGAAACCCCGTGTGGCGAGCGCGCGCGCATCGTGGTGCTCAATGCCCTGGGCGATACCGGGCTGCGCTACCTGGCGGTGCTGCTGCAGGACATCCCACGGTCGTGCAAGCTCGACAGCCAGCTCAATTATGTGGATGTGGCGCTGGGCAGCCTGGAGCTGGCGGCGGTGCAGGTGGGCGAACAGGTGGCGCGGGTGCCGGACCTGGTGGCCTTGGAACGGCTGGTGCGTGACGCGGATCTGCAACCTAACTCTGGATAA
- the trhA gene encoding PAQR family membrane homeostasis protein TrhA has translation MYYGERFNAWTHLVGAILACIGGIWLIVVAGLQGDPWKIVSFSIYGGTLLLLYSISTLYHSTRGRAKVIMRKLDHLSIYLLIAGSYTPFCLVSLRGPWGWSLFGVVWGLAVIGMLQEIKPRSEARVLSIIIYAVMGWIVLVAVNPLLRSLGTAGFAWLAAGGVFYTVGIIFFAFDSRFRHWHGIWHLFVIAGSLLHFIALSFYVL, from the coding sequence ATGTATTACGGTGAACGCTTCAACGCCTGGACCCATTTGGTCGGCGCCATTCTGGCTTGTATCGGTGGCATCTGGCTGATCGTCGTCGCGGGCCTGCAGGGCGATCCTTGGAAGATCGTCAGTTTCTCCATCTACGGCGGCACACTGCTGCTGCTCTACAGCATTTCCACCCTCTACCACAGCACGCGTGGGCGGGCGAAGGTGATCATGCGCAAGCTCGATCACCTGTCGATCTACCTGCTGATCGCCGGCAGCTATACCCCGTTCTGCCTGGTCAGCTTGCGCGGGCCTTGGGGCTGGAGTTTGTTCGGGGTGGTCTGGGGGCTGGCGGTGATCGGCATGCTGCAGGAGATCAAGCCCCGCTCCGAGGCGCGGGTGCTGTCGATCATCATCTATGCGGTGATGGGCTGGATTGTCCTGGTGGCGGTCAACCCGCTGCTGCGCAGCCTCGGTACCGCCGGCTTCGCCTGGTTGGCGGCCGGCGGGGTGTTCTACACGGTGGGCATCATCTTCTTTGCCTTCGACAGCCGCTTTCGCCACTGGCACGGCATCTGGCACCTGTTCGTGATCGCCGGCAGCCTGCTGCACTTCATCGCCCTGTCGTTCTACGTACTTTAG
- a CDS encoding adenosylmethionine--8-amino-7-oxononanoate transaminase, with protein sequence MGLNDQWMQRDLKVLWHPCTQMKDHEQLPLIPIKRGEGVWLEDFEGKRYLDAVSSWWVNVFGHSNPRINQRIKDQVDQLEHVILAGFSHQPVIELSERLVAMTPAGLDRVFYADNGSSCIEVALKMSFHYWQNIGKPEKKRFVTLTNSYHGETIAAMSVGDVPLFTETYKALLLDTIKVPSPDCYLRPEGMGWEEHSRNLFQAMEQTLAEHHATISAVIIEPLIQGAGGMRMYHPVYLKLLREACDRYGVHLIHDEIAVGFGRTGTMFACEQAGIRPDFLCLSKALTGGYLPLAACLTTDTVYQAFYDDYPTLRAFLHSHSYTGNPLACAAALATLDIFEQDNVIEANKALSVRMATATAHLADHAHVAEIRQTGMALAIEMVQDKAGKVAYPWQERRGLKVFEHALTRGALLRPLGSVVYFLPPYVITPEQIDFLAEVASEGIDIATRDSVSVAVPANFHPDFRDPG encoded by the coding sequence ATGGGCCTCAACGATCAGTGGATGCAACGTGACCTCAAGGTCCTGTGGCACCCCTGCACCCAGATGAAAGACCACGAGCAGTTGCCGCTGATCCCGATCAAGCGTGGTGAAGGGGTGTGGCTGGAGGACTTCGAAGGCAAGCGCTACCTGGACGCCGTGAGCAGTTGGTGGGTTAACGTGTTTGGCCACTCCAACCCGCGCATCAACCAGCGCATCAAGGACCAGGTGGACCAGCTGGAGCATGTGATCCTGGCCGGTTTCAGCCACCAGCCGGTGATCGAGCTGTCCGAGCGCCTGGTCGCCATGACCCCAGCCGGGCTGGACCGGGTGTTCTACGCCGACAACGGCTCATCCTGCATCGAAGTCGCGTTGAAGATGAGTTTCCATTACTGGCAGAACATCGGCAAACCCGAGAAGAAGCGCTTCGTCACCCTGACCAACAGCTACCACGGCGAAACCATTGCCGCGATGTCGGTGGGCGATGTGCCGCTGTTCACCGAAACCTACAAGGCGCTGCTGCTCGACACCATCAAGGTGCCCAGCCCCGATTGCTACCTGCGCCCTGAGGGCATGGGCTGGGAAGAACACTCGCGCAACCTGTTCCAGGCCATGGAGCAAACCCTGGCCGAGCACCACGCCACCATCAGTGCGGTGATCATCGAACCGTTGATCCAGGGCGCAGGCGGCATGCGCATGTACCACCCGGTTTACCTGAAACTGCTGCGCGAAGCGTGTGACCGCTACGGCGTGCACCTGATCCACGACGAAATCGCCGTGGGCTTCGGCCGCACCGGGACGATGTTCGCCTGCGAACAGGCCGGCATCCGCCCAGACTTCCTGTGCCTGTCCAAGGCACTGACCGGGGGCTACCTGCCGCTGGCCGCGTGCCTGACCACCGATACCGTGTACCAGGCCTTCTACGACGACTACCCGACCCTGCGCGCGTTCCTCCACTCGCACAGCTACACCGGCAACCCGCTGGCCTGCGCCGCAGCGCTGGCGACCCTGGATATCTTCGAACAGGACAACGTGATCGAGGCCAACAAGGCCTTGTCCGTGCGCATGGCCACGGCCACCGCGCACCTGGCCGACCATGCGCATGTCGCCGAAATCCGCCAGACCGGCATGGCCCTGGCCATCGAGATGGTCCAGGACAAGGCCGGCAAGGTCGCCTACCCCTGGCAGGAGCGCCGCGGCCTGAAGGTCTTCGAGCACGCCCTGACCCGCGGCGCGCTGCTGCGCCCACTGGGCAGCGTGGTGTACTTCCTGCCGCCGTATGTGATCACGCCCGAGCAGATCGACTTCCTCGCCGAGGTGGCCAGCGAAGGCATCGACATCGCCACCCGCGATAGCGTAAGTGTTGCCGTACCGGCCAACTTCCACCCCGACTTCCGCGACCCGGGCTAG
- a CDS encoding flavin monoamine oxidase family protein: MAAAWVRLCALVLIGVSSGAALAKDKTPTAIVVGGGLAGLTAAYELQSKGWQVTLLEAKSGMGGRSGLATSEWIGNAKAQPVLNQYLDRFKLETLPAPEFVRTPGYLIDGEYFSATDLATKQPATAEALKRYEKTLDDLARSIDDPLNPQATSTLFALDQINVSSWLDKLQLPATARQLVNQQIRSRYDEPSRLSLLYFAQQNRVYRGVSDRDLRAARLPGGSPVLAQAFVKQLKTIKTSSPVTAIVQDKDGVTVKVGSVGYQADYLVMAVPLRALAKIQMTPGLDSQHLAALKGTNYGWRDQLMLKFNKPVWESRARMSGEIFSNAGLGMLWIEPALKGGANVVINLSGDNARLLQAFGDKQMVDQVLIRLHALYPQARGSFTGYEVKRYSTDAGTGGAYLAYGPGQISKYWRLWERPVQRISFAGEHTDALYPGTLEGALRSGQRAAGQVQDLLAGKSFDPAKAVPVAAAAAGAAAAKDKGGFFSNLFGGASDKAEKGDKVEKAPAKAEPVKEEAKQDKPGFFKRLFGGADKPEVKAQPIAKADEVAPAPAPQAAPEPVAPAPVAKEAAVKPAAAKPAATKTAPAKHAPAHKPAAKQAHKPVEAKKATVKSEPAKKPVANTQAKAG; the protein is encoded by the coding sequence ATGGCTGCTGCTTGGGTGCGCCTGTGCGCGTTGGTATTGATTGGTGTGTCCAGCGGTGCCGCGCTGGCAAAGGACAAAACACCTACGGCTATCGTGGTGGGTGGGGGCCTTGCGGGCCTCACTGCCGCCTATGAACTGCAGAGCAAGGGCTGGCAGGTGACGCTGCTGGAGGCCAAGTCGGGCATGGGCGGTCGCTCGGGCCTGGCCACCAGTGAGTGGATCGGCAACGCCAAGGCACAGCCGGTACTCAACCAGTACCTCGACCGTTTCAAACTTGAAACACTGCCGGCGCCAGAGTTCGTGCGTACGCCGGGCTACCTGATCGACGGTGAGTACTTCAGTGCGACGGACCTTGCCACCAAGCAGCCCGCCACTGCCGAGGCGCTCAAGCGCTACGAGAAAACCCTCGACGACCTGGCCCGTTCGATCGACGACCCGCTGAACCCGCAGGCGACCAGCACGCTGTTCGCCCTCGATCAGATCAACGTGTCTTCCTGGCTCGACAAGCTGCAACTGCCGGCCACCGCGCGTCAGCTGGTCAACCAGCAGATCCGTAGCCGTTACGATGAGCCGTCGCGCCTGTCGCTGCTGTATTTCGCTCAGCAGAACCGCGTTTACCGTGGTGTCAGCGACCGCGATCTGCGTGCCGCGCGCCTGCCCGGTGGCAGCCCGGTGTTGGCCCAGGCGTTCGTCAAACAGCTGAAGACCATCAAGACCAGCTCGCCGGTCACTGCCATCGTGCAGGACAAGGACGGCGTCACCGTCAAGGTTGGCAGCGTGGGCTACCAGGCCGATTACCTGGTCATGGCCGTGCCGCTGCGCGCCCTGGCCAAGATCCAGATGACCCCGGGCCTGGACAGCCAGCACCTGGCCGCGCTCAAGGGTACCAACTATGGCTGGCGCGACCAGCTGATGCTCAAGTTCAACAAGCCGGTGTGGGAAAGCCGGGCCCGTATGTCCGGCGAAATCTTCAGTAACGCAGGCCTGGGCATGCTGTGGATCGAACCGGCGCTGAAGGGCGGCGCCAACGTGGTGATCAACCTGTCCGGCGACAACGCCCGCCTGCTGCAGGCATTTGGCGACAAGCAGATGGTCGACCAGGTGCTTATCCGCCTGCATGCGCTTTATCCACAGGCCCGCGGTTCGTTCACCGGCTACGAAGTCAAACGCTACAGCACTGACGCTGGCACCGGTGGCGCCTACCTGGCCTACGGCCCAGGGCAGATCAGCAAATACTGGCGCCTGTGGGAGCGCCCGGTGCAGCGCATCAGCTTCGCCGGTGAGCACACTGACGCGCTCTACCCAGGCACCTTGGAAGGCGCCCTGCGCAGCGGTCAACGCGCGGCGGGCCAGGTGCAGGACCTGCTGGCCGGCAAGTCGTTCGACCCGGCCAAGGCCGTACCGGTGGCGGCAGCAGCAGCAGGCGCCGCGGCGGCCAAAGACAAGGGCGGGTTCTTCTCCAACCTGTTCGGTGGTGCTTCCGACAAGGCTGAAAAGGGCGACAAGGTGGAAAAAGCCCCTGCCAAGGCCGAGCCGGTGAAAGAAGAGGCCAAGCAGGACAAGCCAGGTTTCTTCAAGCGCCTGTTTGGTGGGGCTGACAAGCCTGAGGTGAAAGCCCAGCCGATTGCCAAGGCCGACGAAGTGGCCCCGGCACCGGCGCCACAGGCCGCTCCAGAACCGGTTGCACCGGCGCCTGTGGCCAAGGAAGCCGCGGTAAAACCTGCTGCTGCCAAGCCTGCCGCGACCAAAACCGCGCCTGCCAAGCATGCCCCGGCACACAAGCCGGCGGCAAAACAGGCGCACAAGCCTGTCGAAGCGAAAAAGGCCACGGTCAAATCAGAGCCCGCGAAGAAGCCAGTGGCCAATACCCAGGCCAAGGCGGGTTGA